A region of the Fischerella sp. PCC 9605 genome:
TCTGGTGGTGTGACTTGCTTGAGGTGTTCTTGCAGTTGTTCGGCAATCAACGGATCGGCACGGCGATCGCACTCATCAAACCACCAACCAGCACCATCGGTTCGCGCTACTATTGGCTCAAACCGCGCTCCTTCTGTAACTAAATGCACGGCTATCGGTTGACAATATCCGCAGCGTTGCTGCATGTCAGCTTCATTGACTGGATATGCAAGCCAAGTTTGCGATCGCAACAGGTGGGCAAGTCGCAAGCGTACTGGTTTGAGGTGTTGCAGGTATTCGGCAATTTGGGGCAAACTAGGTTCTTCAACTACGGCTGCTGTTTGATCGTCTACTGGTTGAAAAATTCCCCAGCCTTCAAAGTTGCGGGGTTTGGGGATAAATGTATAAACTATTCCCGCTACTCTAGTTCGCACTTTGCCACCGCGCACACATGGTGCAATAAACTGAGTTGAGCGTAAGTTATTTTCTTGAGCAGCGAGTTGGTTAATCAGCTTGCGAATATCTGTCATTTGATATTATTGAAATTCAAAACGTGCCTGGAAGAAAAGGAAAGTGCTGGCGACAAAGTAAAATAGTCGCCAGCAACCTATGGGCATTGATGATGTTGTATATATAATCTTGGTGCTGCTTAGCAGCTTTTATGCAGCAGGTAACATTATCAGACAATGATATTTTGACTTCATGCCTTCGATATTGGCAGGAATAAAGCATTTGGTGAGATAAGACTGTAAAAAAAGGCCTCCCAAGGAGTTGGGGGGACAAGCATAAATTTTCATAGGCATTTACACTTGAGATAAGCCAGATAAAGCCTACACCCTAGCTTGCAAATATTGCTAGCTAGGGCTTTCTTAATGTTTACAGCGGTGTTGGTTCACTAGCCCAAACATTTTGTGCTATTTAGCCTCAAAAATTGTAACATCTTATAGCTTTTGGCTGTTTTTGTGTACTGGATGTGAGCATGATGTCGAAATAAGAGCCATGCTCGATAACTTTATGGATTGAGAGTACTGTGAACTACCTACACCGCCTGAGTACAGATCGGTGTAGGCTTCTGGTGCATTCTTAATACTCCCAGAACTTCGTACCCCTCGTTACCAGGTTCAACCTGGCTCTTGTGAATTAAGAGCCTCTGGCTCTTGTTTACGATCGCCGTCTGCGCGATGGGTTTAAAATCGGTGTCCTGTTCCCATCCAGCCAAAGGGCAATTAACTTCACCTCTGCTTGAGTGGTGGGGAGCGTTGCGATCGCCTTTGTGTAGGTCTGGACGCGGACGAGGGAGAGAATATAAATTCCAACGTTCGCCTGTAGTTCCATTCCAAAGAACGATCGTTTCATCTTGACCCCCACTAGCTAAAATTGCTTCTTCTGAACCGAGGAAACCAGATCGGGTCGAACATCGGCATATTTCCAGGCTTGATGAAACTGTTGCTGAACCGCTTGAGCCTCTTTTGTTTTGTGCTGTGCCCGGAGACTCTGCATCAGTCCATATAACGACCAGCCATTGTTGGGATAGATTTTCAAGTCTTCCCGGTAAATTCGCTCTGCCTCAGCCGGACGATTGGCTTGCAGCAGTACAGAAGCTAGTGTTTGGCGCACTGGTGAATACCAAGGAGGAGGCTCGACATATTTGAGGTTGTCTTCTAGTTCTACGCCTTTTTGGAGATGTGCGATCGCGGCTTCATAATTTCCTTGCTTTGCTTCTAGTTTGCCTGCTAAAACTTCTGTCGCAATTTGCAGTAAGTCAGCCGTGGTATTGATGTCCCAAAGCGTCATCTTTTGGAGAGCAGGATTAGCTGCGATCGCTTTTAATTTCTCTAGTTCCTGTGCCGCAGGTTGCAACCGACCTTTGGCAGTGAATGCCATGCCGCGTGCAAAATGCCACACTCCGTTAGGATAGAGCAGATCCTTGCTCGGAGCAGGTTCTGCTAGAATTTTGTCCCACAGCCCAAACTTAATCTCGCTATAGAGCGGAATCATCGCATAGTGCTGTAGTGTGCCATAACCCGGTTTGCCCATCAATTTTGGATCAACCAGTTCTGCTGTTTTTTGAGCCGCGTTGAGGGCAACTTTTTGCTGTCCTGACATCACTGCGGCATACCAGAGAAAGTGGTGATTGTGAGGCATATACCCAAGCCGATAGATGCCTTCTGTAGGATGTTGTTGGTGATAGTGACGATCAACTTCAGCCGCTTTCTGGTTTGCAACTACGGCATCGTGATAGCGTCCCACACGGATGTAAATATGGGCAGGCATATGCACCAAATGTCCGGTTTGAATGTTCAGGGCACGCAAGCGATCGGCAGCTTCAACCGCCAGTTCAGGACGTTTGGATTCCACCGCATGGATATAAAGGTGAAGAGCACCAAGATGATTGGGATGACGCTTAAGCACTGATTCCAAGGTTGAAATAATCTCAGCTCCTTCGGGTTTGGGCGTGCCATCTTTTTGCCAATAATCCCAAGGTGTCGTGTCCATTAGGGCTTCAGCAAACAAGGTTATGGCATCCGGATCGGTGGGATAGCGTTGTGCAACATCCCGCATGGCTTTAGCATAGGCAAGATTGAGGGCGGAGCGGTCTTTGACGGGTTCCGGTGCATAGCGTTTAGCGAGTGCCTGAATGTAAGCTTGTTCTTTTTCGTTCGCGTGTTGACTCAGGGCGATCGCTTTTTGAATTGCATCCCACGCGGTTGGAACGTCTTTGTCTTCCATCGCCGCATTAATGTTAGGGCCGAGAACATATGCCATTCCCCAGTAGCACATCGCGCAGTTCGGATCGAGTTGAGCCGCTTGTTTGAACGATCGAAAAGCTTCGGCATGATTGAAACCATAAGCGAGGGTGAGTCCTTGATTAAAGTAGCGTTGTGCTAGAGGATTGCGAGTTGAAATGGGATGCTGAAGGTTGCCAATATTCTCAAACAGGGGAACAGTTGCAGCATGGTGCGGGGAAGACTGGGATTGAGCCATCAAATCTCCCATACAGGCTGGCAATTTTAGAGTTGTGCTTAGTACAAGTGCTAAGGTAATGTGTTTGAATCGAATCATATTATACATTTGGTATACCTCTTCGTAATTTAAAATCGTTGTTCTTCAAAGTTCACTTCAATCAATGAAACACGCTACCAATCAAGTTTGTTGCGGGTTTCACAGGCATCTGCGGAACGATCGAGATTGGGGCATTCTGTTGGAGTGGTTTTGCAACCAGAGGAAGCTTCATTGTGCGGGCTTGTTCATACACCTCACGAGTTGCGGCTCCTGGCTCGTCGTTTAGCTCTCGCTGCAAAATATCCGCACATTGCTGATAGACCCGCAGGGCACTCGCCCGATCGCCGTTGCAAGCATACAACCGCATCAAGGTACAATACGTTGATTCTTGCAGCGGATCAATCCGTAATAGCTGTTGGGCATAACGAATGGCTGCGGGATCATCTTGTTGTTCTTCTAGCAATCGGATTAATCGTTCCAATGCTCGAATGCAACTTTGCTGAAGCTGCGATCGCTCCGTTTCAACCCAATCGTCATAGCAATTGGGCAACAAGTCTCCTTGATAAAGCATGGCAGCTTTCTCTAGCGATCGCTTGACCAATGCCCAGTCTGCATCGCGTTCTGCTTGAGCGATCGCAGCTTCAAACTCGGCGACATCTAACGTAAAGGGGGCATCGGTGCGCCATTGAATCGTTTTGGCATCAGCTTGCACAAAGCGATCGGCGTCGGGGAGTGCTTGTCGTAAATAATGCAACTCGCGTCGTAAATTCGTGCGTGCCTGAGCTTCTGGGGAATCCGCCCAAAAATAGAAAGCCAAGCGCGATCGCGGTTGCGGAGACTGATGATGTAAGACCAGATAAGCGAGGAGTGACTGAAGGCGCTCTGTGTTCACGCTGCACACGGGCTGATCTGCATAGGTCAGTCGGAAATCGCCCAGTAACGTGATGCGTAGAGTGGAATCTGCCATTTCCCTTCGCCACACTTGTCTGCATCATCTTCATAATATAGTAAGAAAAACGATAATGACGGATCAAATCAAGCAAACATCTGCTATAATTCAACCCGCACAAGCACGTGTATTTGGTGAGGTATGCGATCGTTCTTGCCGTCGCCCAAAATCAAGAAGTGCGATCGCTGCGAATTTCTACAGTTGTTGATGATCCGCGTAGCGTTACCTTTGTAGTCCGATTGACAGCAAGAGTGTGGTGCTCCACAGAAACCACTCTTGCGATCGCATTTATAGCTAGGTTGATACATCCTCTAAGCAATAATGTTTAAATCATAGTTCTTTTTATAACGTTATTCTCACGCAACAGAATGTGTTTCATAGGAGCGTCCCACCGGCGGCGATCGCCCTCTGCACTACTCAGCAAACAAACAAGTCATACTATTTTGGATTTTAGATTTTGGAGCCACTGCGTTGCGCGGGTTCCCCGCGTTGTAGCACGTGGCGTGATTGAGAAACCCTCTGTGGGTATGGGTTATGTAAATCAATCTGTTGCAATCATTTTTTAAATTGGTATCAAATCCTCTTCCCTTCAGCTGCTGATGCCTTACCCCAACCAGGATCGCCAAAAGTTGGGAAAACCAATTTTTGTGATACTTAACAGTTTAGGAGTCAAAACTAACTTTTAAAACTCCCTCATCACATGACAGAATTTGAATTGTGTACGACTCCTGTCTTTGACCTTCAAAGGTGACTCTAATTTTATTGTTTTCTTCAACTTTCCAAGTTCCCGTAATCTTTTGTCGCCTATCAGTAGGGCCAATACCGTAGCGAATGAATTCTCCATTTTCCTTGATTTCAAATCCTTCTCTGCCTCGCGAGGGCGGAAAATTGTAATCACTAGGTCTATAGATTCTTACACCTTCAGTATCTTCTTCCCGAGAATGTATCCACTGCTTAAATATTGCATGTGATAGATTGTTATTCATCTGATTTTCTAAACAGCCTAGCTGAACTACATATAGGATAAGTAAACCAGCTAAAAAACTTCTCCTCAAAAGGTATATATTCGCCATCTTTGATTATAATAATCATTCTAATTGTTAATATTTCTTCTATGTAGAGTAATTTTTTTAGAAACAGGCATATTCTAAATTTAGGTCTAACAGAAATATTCTAAATAATACGTACCTCAAATACTTGAGGAGGTAATAAACTGCCTCAAAGTAATCTCTGAAAAGATATGAGCAGTTGAAGAGCAGAATTACACGCAAGTATCAGGATTTTGTCTTGGATATATTGAGAATAAACTCAATTAAAATCAGATTTCAATATTAACTTTTCATATCACGTTTATTTTCATAACCTTGCTAGATAAGGACTTTCAGCTAAAATCCACAATTTTATTATCTTAAGAGTGGGAGGAAACAATGAGCTTACCCCAACGGCGTACATGCGGAACTATGATCCTCCATGAAAAGCTCATGGAAACTTCTCTAACATACAGACAGAATCGGTTGAATATTGAAAACGCTAGTAGAGATTTTGAGACCAGAGCTATAGAAATAGAAAATGTTATTACAATTCCCGTTGTTGTTCACGTAGTTTACAACATTGATATTCAAAACATCTCTGATGCTCAAATAGAAAGTCAAATTAGAATCCTCAACGAGGATTTTAGAATGAAAAATGCTGACATAAGTTCAGTTCCTCAGCCCTTCAAAGATTTTGTCGCCGATCCTAAAATCGAATTTCAGCTGGCAGTAAGAGATCCTGATGGCAAGCCTACGAACGGTATTACCCGGACTTTCACCAGGGAAAGGGCATTCAATCCTGATGAAGACAATGTCAAATTTAACTCAACTGGCGGCAAAGATGCTTGGCCAACAGATAAGTATTTGAATATGTGGGTATGTAATCTCAGCAATAGTATTCTTGGATATGCTCAGTTCCCTGGCGGCCCGGCTGAAACAGATGGTGTAGTGATTCTTTATACTGCGTTTGGTGATATTGGCACAGCTACCGAACCCTTTAATAAAGG
Encoded here:
- a CDS encoding tetratricopeptide repeat protein — translated: MYNMIRFKHITLALVLSTTLKLPACMGDLMAQSQSSPHHAATVPLFENIGNLQHPISTRNPLAQRYFNQGLTLAYGFNHAEAFRSFKQAAQLDPNCAMCYWGMAYVLGPNINAAMEDKDVPTAWDAIQKAIALSQHANEKEQAYIQALAKRYAPEPVKDRSALNLAYAKAMRDVAQRYPTDPDAITLFAEALMDTTPWDYWQKDGTPKPEGAEIISTLESVLKRHPNHLGALHLYIHAVESKRPELAVEAADRLRALNIQTGHLVHMPAHIYIRVGRYHDAVVANQKAAEVDRHYHQQHPTEGIYRLGYMPHNHHFLWYAAVMSGQQKVALNAAQKTAELVDPKLMGKPGYGTLQHYAMIPLYSEIKFGLWDKILAEPAPSKDLLYPNGVWHFARGMAFTAKGRLQPAAQELEKLKAIAANPALQKMTLWDINTTADLLQIATEVLAGKLEAKQGNYEAAIAHLQKGVELEDNLKYVEPPPWYSPVRQTLASVLLQANRPAEAERIYREDLKIYPNNGWSLYGLMQSLRAQHKTKEAQAVQQQFHQAWKYADVRPDLVSSVQKKQF
- a CDS encoding zinc metalloprotease, with product MSLPQRRTCGTMILHEKLMETSLTYRQNRLNIENASRDFETRAIEIENVITIPVVVHVVYNIDIQNISDAQIESQIRILNEDFRMKNADISSVPQPFKDFVADPKIEFQLAVRDPDGKPTNGITRTFTRERAFNPDEDNVKFNSTGGKDAWPTDKYLNMWVCNLSNSILGYAQFPGGPAETDGVVILYTAFGDIGTATEPFNKGRTATHEVGHWLNLRHIWGDDWPGSCIGSDEIDDTPNQADANFGRPTFPRITCNNAPNGDMFMNYYGLRR
- a CDS encoding AfsR/SARP family transcriptional regulator; translated protein: MADSTLRITLLGDFRLTYADQPVCSVNTERLQSLLAYLVLHHQSPQPRSRLAFYFWADSPEAQARTNLRRELHYLRQALPDADRFVQADAKTIQWRTDAPFTLDVAEFEAAIAQAERDADWALVKRSLEKAAMLYQGDLLPNCYDDWVETERSQLQQSCIRALERLIRLLEEQQDDPAAIRYAQQLLRIDPLQESTYCTLMRLYACNGDRASALRVYQQCADILQRELNDEPGAATREVYEQARTMKLPLVAKPLQQNAPISIVPQMPVKPATNLIGSVFH